The nucleotide sequence ACCTGCGGGGCGAGCGTGAAGGGGAGCGCGCTCGAGTTGTCCATGACGGGGAACATGACGAGGGGTGCAGCGAGGCGGATGCCCGGCACCTCGGAGAGCCGCCGGAGCTGCTCGCCGGAGAGGAGGGCGCCCCGGGCCAGGCCCATCATGCCGCCCGTCCCGGCAGCGGCCACCGTGATCTGTCCGGAGGCGAAGTCCCGACCGCCCTCGACCAGGCGCGAGAGCTTCTCGGCGAGCGCGCCCAGCAGGACGAGCGCGGCCGCGCCGAGCGCGACGCCGGCCGTCGTGAGCGCGCTGCGCAGGGGACGGCGGCGCAGGTTGCGGAGGCCCGACATGGCGCGGCTGGTGTTCGACGACCGAGAGGACGGAGCGATTCAGCCGATGAAGTTCGCCACCACCGTCGCGCAGGCCCTCGGCTGCTCGTAGGGCAGCATGTGCCCCGCCGCGTCGAGCTGGACGAGCCGCGCGTCGGGGATGAGCTGGATCCACTTCTCGCCGTAGACCGGCGGGATGAGCCGGTCCTGCTTGCCCCACACGACCAGCGTCTCCGCGGTCACGCGGTAGAGCCGCTTCGCCACGCGGCGATTGGGGATGGGGAAGAGGATCTTCCCCGCGGTCGCCATGCGCCGCGAGTTGGCGACGTAGAAGTCGGCGAGCGCCTGCATGTTCGTGAAGTCGAGACCGCCCGTGAGGAGCGCCTGCCCGGCGGCGGGGTCGTGGAAGAGCACCTGGGCGTACTCGTGGGGGAGGAACGCGAAGATGTCGGGGATGGGATGCTCCGGGATCCACAGGCCGGCGGCGCTCACGAGGACCAGCTTCGCGAGGTCGTTCGGCGCGACCGCGGCCATCTCGGCGGCGATCATGCCTCCCATCGAGTGCCCGACGATGTTGGGTCGCTCGAGGCCGAGCGCCGCCACGACGTCCCAGCCGTGGAGGGCGAAGTCGAGCATGTCCTCGAGGAGCTCCTCTCCCAGCGACTCGCCGTAGCCGGGGAGCTCGGGCGCGTAGACGCGGTAGCGCGTCGCCAGCTCGTCGAGGAACGGGTTCTCGTCGAGGAGGCCGCCGGCCCCGTGCAGGAACACGACCGGCGCGCCGCTGCCGGCCTCCAGGACGCGGACCCTGGCACCGCGCTTCGTCTCCAGCTGCCTGGCCTTCATGAGCGCGCCTCCGCGCGGGGGAGCGACTTCTCGGGCTCGAGCCGATCCGGCATCGGCTTCGGCCACCAGCGCTCCTCGTCCCGCCACTCCGGCCAGAGGCCGCGGAGCTTCGGCATGACCTTCTCGGCGAAGAGCCTCGAGGAGTGCCGGGTCTTCCAGTCGGGCATGTTCCCGTTGTGGAAGAGGCAGAACACGTGCCCGATGTGCAGCCCCTCGATCATCTCCTCCATCTGCTGGCGGACGGTCTCCGGGCCGCCGGCGATGACGTAGCGGTCGTCGACGAGCTGCTTCCAGGTGAGCGTCGGGAACTTGCTGAGCGCGTCCTCGGTGAGCTGCGCGAGGGCGCCCGCCTTGAGCGTCTTGATCGTGCGGTAGCCCGGCGGGTCGGCGAAGCCCGGGTAGACGTGCAGGCAGCGGTTGAAGAAGTAGCGGACGTGCTCGGAGTAGAGCTCTTCGGCCTCCCGATCGGTGTCGGCGACGCAGATGATCTGCGCGAACGCCGCGCGATAGGGCGATTCGTCCTTGCCCTTGGCGGCGACGCGCTCCCAGAAGCCGTCGAGGAACTGCTTCCCGCGGACGTAGCCGGTGAACGAGAGGTAGGAGTAGTTGTAGTCGCGGTCGGCGCAGAAGTCCCAGGTCTCGACGGAGCCGCCGCCCGGAATGTAGATCGGCGGGTGCGGCTCCTGAATGGGCTTCGGCCAGCAGTTGACGTAGCGGAGCTGCGTATACTTGCCGTCGAAGGCGAAGGGGTCGTCCTCCGTCCACGCCCGTATGATGAGATCGTGCGCCTCGTGGTACTTGTCGCGGGTGAGCGCCGGGATCTGGCCGTAGCAGAAGTTTGTGTCCATCGGTGTGCCGACGGGGAAGCCCGCGACCAGGCGCCCCCCCGAGATCACGTCGAGCATGGCGAACTCCTCGGCGACGCGAATCGGCGGGTTGTAGAGCGCGATCG is from Deltaproteobacteria bacterium and encodes:
- a CDS encoding alpha/beta fold hydrolase yields the protein MKARQLETKRGARVRVLEAGSGAPVVFLHGAGGLLDENPFLDELATRYRVYAPELPGYGESLGEELLEDMLDFALHGWDVVAALGLERPNIVGHSMGGMIAAEMAAVAPNDLAKLVLVSAAGLWIPEHPIPDIFAFLPHEYAQVLFHDPAAGQALLTGGLDFTNMQALADFYVANSRRMATAGKILFPIPNRRVAKRLYRVTAETLVVWGKQDRLIPPVYGEKWIQLIPDARLVQLDAAGHMLPYEQPRACATVVANFIG
- a CDS encoding LLM class flavin-dependent oxidoreductase, which encodes MRFTWFNLMPWPHLPDDFRQQNRSVWVDIPARLYDPRKGHFLYHQYMDQLEYADALGFDGIGVNEHHQNGYGLMPSPNLIAAGLARRTSRAAICVIGNSIALYNPPIRVAEEFAMLDVISGGRLVAGFPVGTPMDTNFCYGQIPALTRDKYHEAHDLIIRAWTEDDPFAFDGKYTQLRYVNCWPKPIQEPHPPIYIPGGGSVETWDFCADRDYNYSYLSFTGYVRGKQFLDGFWERVAAKGKDESPYRAAFAQIICVADTDREAEELYSEHVRYFFNRCLHVYPGFADPPGYRTIKTLKAGALAQLTEDALSKFPTLTWKQLVDDRYVIAGGPETVRQQMEEMIEGLHIGHVFCLFHNGNMPDWKTRHSSRLFAEKVMPKLRGLWPEWRDEERWWPKPMPDRLEPEKSLPRAEARS